A genomic stretch from Falco cherrug isolate bFalChe1 chromosome 3, bFalChe1.pri, whole genome shotgun sequence includes:
- the MCUR1 gene encoding mitochondrial calcium uniporter regulator 1 isoform X3 → MARGQAAAAVSGGRRALLLLRSRCADGALPPVAAASRDGRAAPSPARRRLSEWQRPAAPRGPAAAVTGSEGWGRRVGGSGRESRCGERDVSISASSSLQSKGNISLLGNRKLFFDTHALVCLLEENGFTTRQSEVIVSALVEIMNTNLDMIYKDMVTKVQQEIALQQVMSHIGGVKKDMIILEKSEFSALRSENEKIKLELQQIKKQVMDEITKVRADNKLNLNLEKSRVKELYSLNERKLLEMRTEIVELHAQQDRALTQTDRKIDTEVADLKTMLESHKLDNIKYLAGGENNLCTGNKCC, encoded by the exons ATGGCCAGGGGCCAGGCGGCCGCGGCAGTGAGCGGTGGAAGGcgggcgctgctgctgctgcggtcGCGCTGCGCGGACGGCGCCCTCCCGCCCGTCGCCGCCGCCTCACGTGACGGCCGCGCGGCCCCCTCCcccgcgcgccgccgcctcAGCGAGTGGCagcgcccggccgcgccgcggggccccgcggccgccgTTACCGGCAGCGAGGGGTGGGGGAGGCGTGTCGGCGGGTCCGGCAGGGAGAGCCGCTGCGGGGAGCGGG atgtaAGCATCTCTGCATCATCGTCTTTACAAAGCAAAGGGAATATTTCCTTACTGGGGAATAGGAAGCTTTTTTTTGACACTCATGCGCTGGTATGCCTCTTGGAAGAAAATG gGTTCACAACTCGGCAGTCGGAGGTCATTGTATCTGCATTAGTGGAAATTATGAACACCAACCTGGATATGATTTACAAGGACATGGTCACCAAAGTACAGCAG gaaattgcACTTCAGCAAGTAATGTCCCATATTGGTGGCGTGAAAAAGGACAtgattattttggaaaaaagtgaattttcagCACTTCGTTCAGAAAATGAG aaaataaaacttgaacTCCAGCAGATAAAGAAGCAAGTCATG gATGAAATTACCAAAGTTCGTGCAGATAACAAGTTAAACCTAAACCTAGAGAAGAGCAGAGTAAAAGAATTG TACTCacttaatgaaagaaaactacTTGAAATGAGGACAGAAATAGTGGAATTG CACGCACAACAAGATCGAGCTCTGAcgcagacagacagaaaaatagaCACAGAAGTTGCAGATCTGAAAACAATGCTGGAATCGCACAAGCTTGATAATATTAAGTACTTGGCAG GAGGAGAGAACAATCTATGCACTGGTAATAAATGCTGTTAG
- the MCUR1 gene encoding mitochondrial calcium uniporter regulator 1 isoform X2 encodes MARGQAAAAVSGGRRALLLLRSRCADGALPPVAAASRDGRAAPSPARRRLSEWQRPAAPRGPAAAVTGSEGWGRRVGGSGRESRCGERDVSISASSSLQSKGNISLLGNRKLFFDTHALVCLLEENGFTTRQSEVIVSALVEIMNTNLDMIYKDMVTKVQQEIALQQVMSHIGGVKKDMIILEKSEFSALRSENEKIKLELQQIKKQVMDEITKVRADNKLNLNLEKSRVKELYSLNERKLLEMRTEIVELHAQQDRALTQTDRKIDTEVADLKTMLESHKLDNIKYLADENLKTRTCQSPY; translated from the exons ATGGCCAGGGGCCAGGCGGCCGCGGCAGTGAGCGGTGGAAGGcgggcgctgctgctgctgcggtcGCGCTGCGCGGACGGCGCCCTCCCGCCCGTCGCCGCCGCCTCACGTGACGGCCGCGCGGCCCCCTCCcccgcgcgccgccgcctcAGCGAGTGGCagcgcccggccgcgccgcggggccccgcggccgccgTTACCGGCAGCGAGGGGTGGGGGAGGCGTGTCGGCGGGTCCGGCAGGGAGAGCCGCTGCGGGGAGCGGG atgtaAGCATCTCTGCATCATCGTCTTTACAAAGCAAAGGGAATATTTCCTTACTGGGGAATAGGAAGCTTTTTTTTGACACTCATGCGCTGGTATGCCTCTTGGAAGAAAATG gGTTCACAACTCGGCAGTCGGAGGTCATTGTATCTGCATTAGTGGAAATTATGAACACCAACCTGGATATGATTTACAAGGACATGGTCACCAAAGTACAGCAG gaaattgcACTTCAGCAAGTAATGTCCCATATTGGTGGCGTGAAAAAGGACAtgattattttggaaaaaagtgaattttcagCACTTCGTTCAGAAAATGAG aaaataaaacttgaacTCCAGCAGATAAAGAAGCAAGTCATG gATGAAATTACCAAAGTTCGTGCAGATAACAAGTTAAACCTAAACCTAGAGAAGAGCAGAGTAAAAGAATTG TACTCacttaatgaaagaaaactacTTGAAATGAGGACAGAAATAGTGGAATTG CACGCACAACAAGATCGAGCTCTGAcgcagacagacagaaaaatagaCACAGAAGTTGCAGATCTGAAAACAATGCTGGAATCGCACAAGCTTGATAATATTAAGTACTTGGCAG
- the MCUR1 gene encoding mitochondrial calcium uniporter regulator 1 isoform X1 yields MARGQAAAAVSGGRRALLLLRSRCADGALPPVAAASRDGRAAPSPARRRLSEWQRPAAPRGPAAAVTGSEGWGRRVGGSGRESRCGERDVSISASSSLQSKGNISLLGNRKLFFDTHALVCLLEENGFTTRQSEVIVSALVEIMNTNLDMIYKDMVTKVQQEIALQQVMSHIGGVKKDMIILEKSEFSALRSENEKIKLELQQIKKQVMDEITKVRADNKLNLNLEKSRVKELYSLNERKLLEMRTEIVELHAQQDRALTQTDRKIDTEVADLKTMLESHKLDNIKYLAGSVFTCLTVALGFYRLWI; encoded by the exons ATGGCCAGGGGCCAGGCGGCCGCGGCAGTGAGCGGTGGAAGGcgggcgctgctgctgctgcggtcGCGCTGCGCGGACGGCGCCCTCCCGCCCGTCGCCGCCGCCTCACGTGACGGCCGCGCGGCCCCCTCCcccgcgcgccgccgcctcAGCGAGTGGCagcgcccggccgcgccgcggggccccgcggccgccgTTACCGGCAGCGAGGGGTGGGGGAGGCGTGTCGGCGGGTCCGGCAGGGAGAGCCGCTGCGGGGAGCGGG atgtaAGCATCTCTGCATCATCGTCTTTACAAAGCAAAGGGAATATTTCCTTACTGGGGAATAGGAAGCTTTTTTTTGACACTCATGCGCTGGTATGCCTCTTGGAAGAAAATG gGTTCACAACTCGGCAGTCGGAGGTCATTGTATCTGCATTAGTGGAAATTATGAACACCAACCTGGATATGATTTACAAGGACATGGTCACCAAAGTACAGCAG gaaattgcACTTCAGCAAGTAATGTCCCATATTGGTGGCGTGAAAAAGGACAtgattattttggaaaaaagtgaattttcagCACTTCGTTCAGAAAATGAG aaaataaaacttgaacTCCAGCAGATAAAGAAGCAAGTCATG gATGAAATTACCAAAGTTCGTGCAGATAACAAGTTAAACCTAAACCTAGAGAAGAGCAGAGTAAAAGAATTG TACTCacttaatgaaagaaaactacTTGAAATGAGGACAGAAATAGTGGAATTG CACGCACAACAAGATCGAGCTCTGAcgcagacagacagaaaaatagaCACAGAAGTTGCAGATCTGAAAACAATGCTGGAATCGCACAAGCTTGATAATATTAAGTACTTGGCAG gttcAGTATTTACGTGCCTTACTGTAGCACTGGGATTTTATCGGTTATGGATATAA